From Micromonospora sp. NBC_01699, a single genomic window includes:
- a CDS encoding cytochrome P450, translating to MAETASGTRARRLALRKLPGLVRHPLDALVEAGNAANGEIVRLGVGSVGPYLVTSPDHLETVLHNPDRYVREGLLWDGVRRAVGEAILVTEGPVWKSSRDVLRPLFTPGRVNTMTDRMAEAIRDAVTDLEGTARTGGTVDAASELARIVCRATMRVLFGDRISVPDAVRMVDAFGVIATEMIPRIVLPWAPNWLPLPGDRAFAAAVATLDDIVLPIIREVRRNPDGGEDVISTLCAARGVDGEEVTEQQIRDDVVAMVSTSTETTIAVLSWLWPVLAAHPEVAARLHAEVDRVVGNSEVRRSHVPQLRYTRMVLDELLRLWPAGWFIPRMAVGDEVLGGTRIEAGATILVSPYVTHRMAAFWSDPDDFDPERFDPDGPKPEPYYSYFPFGGGQHRCLGQYLFAVEAPLIIATLLSRFRPELVGPADFTPRLGASLRPATEARLVLRPVRAVVA from the coding sequence ATGGCTGAGACGGCGTCCGGGACCCGAGCCCGACGACTTGCCCTGCGCAAGCTGCCGGGTCTGGTCCGGCATCCACTGGACGCGTTGGTGGAGGCCGGCAACGCGGCGAACGGCGAAATCGTCCGGCTGGGCGTCGGCTCGGTCGGGCCGTACCTGGTGACGTCGCCGGATCACCTGGAAACGGTGCTGCACAACCCGGACCGGTACGTGCGGGAGGGGTTGCTCTGGGATGGCGTACGCCGGGCCGTCGGCGAGGCGATCCTGGTCACCGAGGGCCCGGTCTGGAAGTCGAGTCGGGACGTGCTGCGCCCGCTGTTCACCCCCGGTCGGGTCAACACGATGACCGACCGGATGGCCGAGGCGATCCGGGACGCGGTGACCGACCTGGAGGGAACGGCCCGGACGGGCGGAACCGTCGACGCCGCGAGCGAGTTGGCCCGGATCGTCTGCCGGGCCACTATGCGGGTGCTGTTCGGTGACCGGATCAGCGTGCCCGACGCCGTACGGATGGTCGACGCGTTCGGCGTGATCGCCACCGAGATGATTCCCCGGATCGTGCTGCCGTGGGCGCCGAACTGGCTGCCGCTGCCCGGTGACCGGGCCTTCGCCGCCGCGGTCGCGACGCTCGACGACATCGTGCTGCCGATCATCAGGGAGGTCCGGCGGAACCCCGACGGTGGCGAGGACGTCATCTCCACGCTCTGCGCGGCGCGCGGCGTCGACGGCGAGGAGGTGACCGAGCAGCAGATCCGCGACGACGTGGTCGCGATGGTGTCGACCTCCACCGAGACCACCATCGCGGTGCTGTCCTGGCTCTGGCCCGTACTGGCGGCGCATCCCGAGGTCGCCGCCAGACTTCACGCCGAGGTCGACCGGGTGGTCGGCAATTCCGAGGTACGCCGAAGCCACGTGCCGCAACTGCGCTACACCCGGATGGTGCTGGACGAGTTGCTCCGGCTCTGGCCGGCCGGCTGGTTCATCCCCCGGATGGCGGTCGGCGACGAGGTGCTCGGCGGCACCCGGATCGAGGCCGGCGCGACCATCCTCGTCAGCCCGTACGTGACCCACCGGATGGCGGCGTTCTGGTCGGACCCGGACGACTTCGATCCCGAGCGGTTCGATCCGGACGGGCCGAAACCCGAGCCGTACTACAGCTACTTCCCGTTCGGCGGGGGTCAGCACCGCTGCCTGGGCCAGTACCTGTTCGCGGTCGAGGCGCCACTGATCATCGCCACGCTGCTGAGTCGTTTCCGGCCCGAGCTGGTCGGCCCGGCCGACTTCACCCCTCGGCTGGGTGCCTCGCTACGACCCGCCACCGAGGCCAGGCTGGTGCTGCGTCCGGTCCGGGCAGTGGTGGCGTGA
- a CDS encoding LLM class flavin-dependent oxidoreductase: MPLPSEPLRKLGFLTIGLFEEADPRRGHESTLKVIELGERLGFDSAWLRHRHLQYGISSPVAVLAAATQRTSRIELGTAVIPLGWENPLRLAEDLATVDILSGGRLNPGVSVGPPMHYDRVRQALYPDTADTEDFSYERVRRLLHFVRGEPATDFSGVQGFEVFSDRVQPHAPGLGDRMWYGGASLRSARWAGENGMNFLTSSVVKAEESEDFAEIQLAHVRAFRAHHPDGERARVSQGLVVIPTDSATPRQRAKYLAYAEQRMPRTATPQGPARLMFAPDLVGSSAEIAERLYAQAAFREINEVAFALPFTFDHDDYIQILTDMATHLGPALAWHPPHPTTP; encoded by the coding sequence GTGCCGCTGCCCTCGGAGCCCCTGCGGAAACTCGGTTTCCTGACCATCGGGCTGTTCGAGGAGGCCGACCCCCGCCGGGGTCACGAGTCGACGCTCAAGGTCATCGAGCTGGGCGAGCGGCTGGGCTTCGACAGCGCCTGGCTGCGGCACCGTCACCTCCAGTACGGCATCTCCTCCCCCGTTGCCGTACTCGCCGCCGCCACCCAGCGCACCAGCCGGATCGAACTCGGCACCGCGGTCATTCCACTGGGCTGGGAGAACCCGCTGCGGCTGGCCGAGGACCTGGCAACGGTCGACATCCTGTCCGGGGGACGGCTCAATCCCGGCGTCAGCGTCGGCCCGCCGATGCACTACGACCGGGTCAGGCAGGCGCTGTACCCGGACACCGCCGATACCGAGGACTTCAGCTACGAACGCGTACGGCGGCTGCTGCACTTCGTACGCGGCGAGCCGGCCACCGACTTCAGCGGTGTCCAGGGTTTCGAGGTGTTCTCCGACCGGGTGCAGCCGCACGCACCGGGGCTGGGCGACCGGATGTGGTACGGCGGGGCGAGTCTGCGCTCCGCCCGATGGGCCGGCGAGAACGGGATGAACTTCCTGACCAGCAGCGTGGTGAAGGCGGAGGAGTCCGAGGACTTCGCCGAGATCCAGCTCGCCCACGTCCGGGCCTTCCGCGCGCACCACCCCGACGGCGAGCGCGCCCGCGTCTCCCAGGGCCTGGTGGTCATCCCCACCGACAGCGCCACGCCCCGGCAGCGCGCGAAGTACCTGGCGTACGCGGAGCAGCGGATGCCGCGTACCGCCACGCCGCAGGGGCCGGCGCGGTTGATGTTCGCCCCCGACCTGGTCGGCAGCTCAGCCGAGATCGCCGAACGGCTCTACGCCCAGGCCGCGTTCCGCGAGATCAACGAGGTCGCCTTCGCACTCCCCTTCACCTTCGACCACGACGACTACATCCAGATCCTCACCGACATGGCCACCCACCTGGGCCCCGCCCTGGCCTGGCACCCACCCCACCCCACAACCCCCTAA